One stretch of Amycolatopsis sp. NBC_00345 DNA includes these proteins:
- a CDS encoding esterase-like activity of phytase family protein yields the protein MSSPTRRRVLTAALIGGLPLSLLAAAPSAGATESHARPIRLIGEQIVPNALPFQGTTVGGLSSVDYDPRTGGYALICDDRSAINPARFYTAKFDVDAHHLGPVTFTATHPLLRPDGTPYPPLAKNDPAAPQNEQTIDPEELRVDPWTGDYVWSQEGERTATTPPTLIDPSIRQARRDGKYVRDLPIPANEKMTPGAGPRQNLVLEGLSYAAFGTLLASEVEGPLLQDGPEPTTTSGALSRITLQARTGPVLAQYAYPQEKLFAGPVPPTAFATTGVSSMLAVNQADPTKYLMMERSFVTGVGNKIRIYEIDTRGATNILNVKSLASAKGVQPVNKKLLLDLADYPLSTVDNVEGMTWGPALPDGERSLVMVSDNNFSDTQVTQVIALAVPSERL from the coding sequence ATGTCTTCACCTACGCGACGCCGAGTGCTCACCGCTGCCCTGATCGGGGGACTCCCGCTCTCCCTGCTGGCCGCGGCCCCGTCCGCGGGCGCCACGGAGAGTCACGCTCGGCCCATCCGCCTGATCGGCGAGCAGATCGTGCCGAACGCGCTGCCGTTCCAGGGCACCACGGTCGGCGGCCTGTCCTCGGTCGACTACGACCCGAGGACCGGCGGTTACGCCCTGATCTGCGACGACCGCTCGGCTATCAACCCGGCGCGGTTCTACACGGCGAAGTTCGACGTCGATGCCCACCACCTCGGGCCCGTCACCTTCACCGCCACTCACCCGCTGCTGCGCCCGGACGGCACGCCGTACCCGCCGCTCGCGAAGAACGACCCCGCCGCGCCGCAGAACGAGCAGACGATCGACCCCGAAGAGCTGCGCGTCGACCCGTGGACCGGCGACTACGTGTGGTCGCAGGAGGGCGAGCGCACCGCGACCACCCCGCCGACGCTGATCGACCCGTCGATCCGCCAGGCGCGCCGGGACGGGAAATACGTCCGCGACCTGCCGATCCCCGCGAACGAGAAGATGACCCCCGGCGCCGGGCCGCGGCAGAACCTGGTGCTCGAGGGCCTGAGCTACGCCGCGTTCGGCACCCTGCTCGCCAGCGAGGTCGAGGGCCCGCTGCTGCAGGACGGCCCGGAGCCGACCACCACGTCCGGCGCGCTTTCGCGGATCACGCTGCAGGCCCGCACCGGCCCGGTGCTCGCGCAGTACGCGTACCCGCAGGAAAAGCTGTTCGCCGGCCCGGTGCCACCCACCGCGTTCGCCACCACCGGCGTCTCCTCGATGCTCGCGGTGAACCAGGCCGACCCGACGAAGTACCTGATGATGGAGCGCTCGTTCGTCACCGGTGTCGGGAACAAGATCCGGATCTACGAGATCGACACCCGCGGCGCGACGAACATCCTGAACGTCAAGTCGCTGGCCTCGGCCAAGGGCGTCCAGCCGGTGAATAAGAAGCTGCTGCTCGACCTGGCCGACTATCCGCTGTCCACTGTGGACAACGTGGAGGGCATGACCTGGGGCCCGGCGCTGCCGGACGGCGAGCGCAGCCTGGTCATGGTGAGCGACAACAACTTCTCCGACACGCAGGTGACGCAGGTGATCGCTTTGGCGGTCCCGTCAGAACGGCTTTGA
- a CDS encoding SdpI family protein, which translates to MFAIALVPIVLGVVVGWGGFLGFRERLTRESGTGVRTAASLRSEAAFKLANRIAGLPTLAGGAVAVVAGLAGLAMPTTAGLIAAAFVGVLGLLAMVVGGGVLGARAALTVPAPAPAAPAGCSGCACGAGGCGVFKKDS; encoded by the coding sequence GTGTTCGCTATCGCGCTCGTCCCGATCGTGCTGGGTGTTGTCGTCGGCTGGGGTGGCTTCCTCGGCTTCCGCGAGCGGCTGACCCGGGAAAGCGGTACCGGTGTCCGCACGGCGGCCTCGCTGCGCAGTGAGGCCGCGTTCAAGCTGGCCAACCGCATCGCCGGGCTGCCGACGCTGGCCGGCGGCGCGGTGGCTGTCGTCGCCGGGCTCGCGGGGCTCGCGATGCCGACCACGGCCGGGCTGATCGCCGCCGCGTTCGTCGGCGTGCTGGGCCTGCTCGCGATGGTGGTCGGCGGCGGGGTGCTCGGCGCCCGCGCGGCGCTGACCGTGCCGGCCCCGGCTCCGGCCGCGCCCGCCGGCTGCAGCGGTTGTGCCTGCGGCGCCGGTGGCTGTGGGGTGTTCAAGAAGGACTCGTGA
- a CDS encoding YqgE/AlgH family protein, translating into MAGVPADAEVEPGTLLVAAPTMFDPNFKRTVVFVIDHRDEGTLGVVLNRPSDVPVHDVLPTWGGHVAEPQSVFVGGPVEKKTALCLAALRTGETAASVPGVIAVRGPVALVDLDTDPEVLVPKVRGVRVFAGYAGWDSGQLAGEIERDDWVIVPALPSDILASPNRDLWGQVLRRQGVPIALLATHPGDLQRN; encoded by the coding sequence ATGGCGGGCGTGCCAGCGGACGCCGAGGTAGAACCGGGAACGCTCCTGGTCGCCGCCCCCACGATGTTCGACCCGAACTTCAAGCGCACCGTGGTGTTCGTCATCGACCACCGCGACGAAGGCACGCTCGGGGTGGTGCTGAACCGCCCGAGCGACGTGCCCGTGCACGACGTGCTGCCCACTTGGGGCGGGCACGTCGCGGAACCGCAGTCGGTTTTCGTCGGCGGGCCGGTGGAGAAGAAGACCGCGCTGTGCCTGGCGGCGCTGCGCACGGGCGAGACGGCGGCGAGCGTGCCCGGCGTGATCGCCGTCCGAGGGCCGGTGGCGCTGGTCGACCTCGACACCGATCCCGAGGTGCTCGTGCCGAAGGTGCGCGGCGTGCGCGTGTTCGCCGGGTACGCGGGCTGGGACTCGGGGCAGCTCGCGGGCGAGATCGAGCGGGACGACTGGGTCATCGTGCCCGCACTGCCGAGCGACATCCTGGCCTCGCCGAACCGTGACCTGTGGGGCCAGGTGCTGCGCCGCCAGGGCGTGCCGATCGCGTTGCTGGCCACCCACCCGGGCGACCTGCAGCGGAACTGA
- a CDS encoding MFS transporter, whose amino-acid sequence MTISGGATTERIGPRLLLRDPEFRRLLYTRFAAQWGDGVYRAGLAGAVLFNPERGADPLAIAEGFAALLLPYSIVGPFAGALLDRWDRRKVLVFANVLRAVAILASAAAVGTGLSGTGLFSLALLAEGTSRFIGSGLSASLPHVVPASSVVSANAFVTTLGSGMAVVGGGCAILLRSVFGAGDVGSAETTAFAVLGALVSALIARRFGRGVLGPTVVDEPPNPFLAVARGLADGARHAWRAPSVTAGFIALFAHRAAYGISLLVTVLLMRNYFVDDGVFRAGLPGLGQMVALAGVGILVAGLCTARLIRGLGRLRAILGALVVAAIAQSALGLPMLLPLALIASFLITGAGQVLKLGVDSSIQLDVADEARGRVFALYDTLFNITQVAAVAVGAVFVPVTGYSPGLMVAATICYVLGGAGYVLARRRATPS is encoded by the coding sequence GTGACGATCAGCGGCGGGGCGACGACGGAGCGGATCGGGCCGAGGCTCCTGCTCCGCGACCCCGAATTCCGCCGTCTGCTGTACACGCGCTTCGCCGCGCAGTGGGGGGACGGGGTTTACCGCGCCGGGCTGGCGGGGGCCGTGCTGTTCAACCCCGAGCGCGGCGCCGACCCGCTGGCCATCGCCGAGGGGTTCGCGGCGCTGCTGCTGCCGTACTCGATCGTCGGGCCGTTCGCGGGGGCCCTGCTCGATCGCTGGGACCGGCGGAAAGTACTGGTGTTCGCGAACGTGCTGCGCGCCGTCGCGATCCTGGCGTCGGCCGCCGCGGTCGGGACGGGCCTCAGCGGCACCGGGCTGTTCTCACTCGCCCTGCTGGCCGAGGGCACGTCACGCTTCATCGGCTCCGGTCTGTCGGCCTCGCTGCCGCACGTCGTGCCCGCTTCGAGCGTGGTTTCGGCGAACGCCTTCGTAACGACGCTGGGCTCCGGGATGGCCGTGGTCGGCGGCGGCTGCGCCATCCTGCTGCGCTCCGTGTTCGGCGCGGGTGACGTCGGCTCGGCCGAGACGACGGCGTTCGCCGTGCTGGGCGCGCTGGTGTCCGCGCTGATCGCCCGGAGGTTCGGCCGCGGCGTGCTCGGGCCGACGGTGGTCGACGAGCCGCCGAACCCGTTCCTCGCCGTCGCCCGCGGCCTCGCGGACGGTGCGCGGCACGCCTGGCGCGCACCGAGCGTGACGGCCGGCTTCATCGCGCTCTTCGCCCACCGCGCGGCTTACGGCATCTCGCTGCTGGTCACCGTGCTGCTGATGCGCAACTACTTCGTGGACGACGGGGTCTTCCGGGCCGGCCTGCCCGGGCTCGGCCAGATGGTGGCGCTCGCCGGGGTGGGCATCCTCGTCGCCGGGCTGTGCACGGCGCGGCTGATCCGCGGGCTCGGCCGGCTCCGCGCGATCCTCGGCGCACTGGTCGTGGCGGCGATCGCGCAGTCCGCGCTCGGCCTGCCGATGCTGCTGCCGCTCGCGCTCATCGCGTCGTTCCTGATCACGGGCGCGGGCCAGGTGCTGAAGCTCGGTGTCGACTCGTCGATCCAGCTCGACGTCGCCGACGAGGCCCGCGGCCGCGTCTTCGCCCTCTACGACACGCTCTTCAACATCACGCAGGTGGCGGCCGTGGCGGTCGGCGCGGTGTTCGTGCCGGTCACCGGGTACTCGCCGGGCTTGATGGTGGCGGCCACGATTTGCTACGTGCTGGGCGGCGCCGGTTACGTCCTCGCGCGGCGGCGCGCCACGCCGAGCTGA
- a CDS encoding TNT domain-containing protein, whose amino-acid sequence MEQTLAADEQRALLVEIGKLIRAHQPDPAGPAGVGFAQVGAHTEVRLRNTTAGPELTERFSALRTGMYQQGRGTWLQSRFVLAPDATFDFDFFTDDDPQWTTPPDAEAYADELATFPRDDAHIPDWWRLRAGLPLGVAFRRARPAEAGEEREPLPDDELPLVLQYLEREPLVGDEHRTDGTWLWPETVPQQLRAGVAPEAALVAHIRSLGFQPPYVEHLVRRTAEADLLGNPRPRPGPADVRRTGGDDAAELETVADPELTDDQLLEVLVRRLDSFGVWPQAYRIGPREPGKWCLESAGHGWTVTSATGVEQRFAHLASAAQQLLGGLLLHPARMTAGRETPLETARVLDDWPIQAAPGDPPLTLLRNKRLTRLAEGTVVLRFGEEPGNLVHHGEVRFVTTSLPLERERVARTYRLRRSLHVITGVTVPWANLPGGAVAYVLPKPISEHESDGSLERIE is encoded by the coding sequence GTGGAACAAACCCTCGCCGCGGACGAGCAGCGGGCCCTGCTCGTCGAGATCGGCAAGCTGATCCGCGCCCACCAGCCCGACCCCGCCGGTCCGGCCGGAGTCGGGTTCGCACAGGTCGGCGCCCACACCGAGGTACGGCTGCGCAACACGACGGCCGGGCCGGAGCTGACCGAACGGTTCAGCGCGCTGCGCACCGGGATGTACCAGCAGGGCCGCGGCACCTGGCTGCAGTCGCGCTTCGTCCTCGCACCCGACGCGACCTTCGATTTCGACTTCTTCACCGACGACGACCCCCAGTGGACGACGCCGCCCGACGCCGAGGCGTACGCCGACGAGCTGGCCACGTTCCCCCGCGACGACGCGCACATCCCCGACTGGTGGCGGCTGCGCGCGGGGCTCCCGCTCGGCGTCGCGTTCCGCCGCGCCCGTCCGGCCGAGGCGGGGGAGGAGCGAGAGCCGCTGCCGGACGACGAGCTGCCGCTGGTGCTGCAGTACCTCGAACGCGAGCCGCTCGTCGGCGACGAGCACCGCACGGACGGCACGTGGCTCTGGCCCGAGACCGTGCCCCAGCAGCTTCGCGCCGGCGTCGCGCCCGAGGCCGCGCTGGTCGCGCACATCCGGTCGCTGGGCTTCCAGCCGCCGTACGTGGAGCACCTGGTCCGCCGCACCGCCGAGGCCGACCTGCTCGGGAATCCACGGCCCCGGCCGGGGCCCGCCGACGTGCGGCGGACCGGCGGCGACGACGCGGCCGAGCTGGAGACCGTCGCGGACCCCGAACTGACCGACGACCAGCTGCTCGAGGTGCTGGTACGGCGGCTCGACTCGTTCGGCGTCTGGCCGCAGGCCTACCGGATCGGCCCCCGTGAGCCGGGGAAGTGGTGCCTCGAATCGGCCGGCCACGGCTGGACGGTGACGTCCGCGACCGGCGTCGAACAGCGCTTCGCGCACCTGGCCAGCGCCGCCCAGCAGCTGCTCGGCGGCCTGCTGCTGCACCCCGCCCGCATGACCGCCGGGCGGGAGACGCCGCTGGAGACCGCCCGCGTGCTCGACGACTGGCCGATCCAGGCCGCCCCGGGTGACCCTCCCCTCACCCTGCTCCGCAACAAGAGACTCACCCGGTTGGCGGAAGGTACCGTCGTGCTGCGTTTCGGTGAGGAACCCGGGAACCTGGTACATCACGGCGAGGTACGGTTCGTTACGACGTCACTGCCACTCGAACGAGAGCGAGTGGCCCGCACTTATCGGCTCCGGCGATCACTCCACGTGATCACCGGGGTCACTGTGCCCTGGGCGAACCTGCCGGGCGGGGCCGTGGCGTACGTGCTGCCGAAGCCGATCTCGGAGCACGAGTCCGACGGAAGCCTGGAGAGGATCGAGTAG